Proteins encoded by one window of Bradyrhizobium sp. B097:
- a CDS encoding SMP-30/gluconolactonase/LRE family protein: MMFLETPPKLIPTEVFSAVPAEFRRKVASEWADANRPGAVTDCFIEGPSFDADGNLYIVDIPFGRIFRIAPDKSWTQVAEYDGWPNGLKIDPMGRILIADYRHGLMELDAKSGEVTSLLRSRNSESFRGCNDLHIASNGDIYFTDQGQTGLHDPTGRVYRLKTSGQLDCLIDTGISPNGLVLDPHEAVLFVAMTRDNAVWRAPFMKDGSVSKVGRFCSLFGPSGPDGMTMDGAGRLFVSHASLGHVFVFAPNGECIARIKSCAGQSCTNVAIGGANRDRLYITESVTGTVLVADISGLDG, encoded by the coding sequence ATGATGTTCCTGGAAACGCCGCCGAAACTGATCCCGACCGAGGTCTTCTCCGCTGTGCCGGCTGAATTCCGCCGCAAGGTGGCGAGCGAATGGGCCGACGCCAACCGGCCGGGCGCGGTGACCGACTGCTTCATCGAGGGACCATCGTTCGATGCCGATGGCAACCTCTACATCGTCGACATTCCGTTCGGCCGCATCTTCAGGATTGCGCCGGACAAGTCATGGACGCAGGTCGCCGAATATGACGGCTGGCCGAACGGGCTGAAGATCGATCCGATGGGCCGCATCCTGATCGCCGACTACCGGCACGGGCTGATGGAGCTCGATGCCAAATCGGGCGAGGTCACGTCGCTGCTGCGTTCGCGCAATTCTGAATCGTTCCGCGGCTGCAACGATCTGCACATCGCCTCGAACGGCGATATCTACTTCACCGACCAGGGCCAGACCGGGCTGCACGATCCGACCGGCCGGGTCTATCGTTTGAAAACCAGCGGGCAGCTCGACTGCCTGATCGACACCGGTATCAGCCCGAACGGGCTGGTGCTGGATCCGCACGAGGCGGTGCTGTTCGTCGCCATGACGCGCGACAATGCGGTGTGGCGTGCGCCGTTCATGAAGGACGGCAGCGTGTCCAAGGTCGGCCGTTTCTGCTCGCTGTTCGGCCCGAGCGGACCCGACGGCATGACGATGGACGGGGCGGGGCGGCTGTTCGTCTCGCACGCCTCGCTCGGCCACGTCTTCGTGTTCGCGCCGAACGGCGAGTGCATCGCGCGGATCAAGTCCTGCGCCGGTCAGAGCTGCACCAATGTCGCGATCGGCGGTGCCAATCGCGACCGGCTCTACATCACGGAATCGGTGACGGGAACGGTGCTGGTCGCCGATATCAGCGGGCTCGACGGATAG
- a CDS encoding globin family protein: MTEDQVKLVQETFAKVAPISEQAAVIFYDRLFEIAPGVKAMFPSDMTEQRKKLMGTLAVVVNGLSNLSSVLPAASALAKRHVGYGAKPEHYPVVGGALLWTLEKGLGEAWTPDVAAAWTAAYGTLSGYMISEAYGSAQAAE, translated from the coding sequence ATGACGGAAGACCAGGTCAAGCTCGTCCAGGAGACCTTCGCCAAGGTCGCACCGATCTCGGAGCAGGCGGCGGTCATCTTCTATGATCGCCTGTTCGAGATCGCGCCCGGCGTGAAGGCGATGTTTCCCTCTGACATGACCGAGCAGCGCAAGAAGCTGATGGGAACGCTTGCCGTCGTCGTCAATGGATTGAGCAATCTGTCGTCGGTGCTTCCCGCCGCGAGCGCGCTTGCCAAGCGCCATGTCGGCTATGGCGCCAAGCCCGAGCATTATCCGGTGGTCGGCGGCGCATTGCTGTGGACCTTGGAGAAGGGCCTCGGCGAAGCCTGGACGCCTGACGTCGCCGCCGCATGGACCGCGGCCTACGGCACGCTGTCCGGCTACATGATTTCGGAAGCATATGGCAGCGCGCAGGCAGCGGAGTAG
- a CDS encoding ABC transporter ATP-binding protein: MQAYLKLDHIDKTFTRGSATTEVLKDISLTIEKGEYVSIIGHSGCGKSTLLNIVAGLTGATNGGVLLENREVNAPGPDRAVVFQNHSLLPWLTVYENVKLGVDKVFARTKSRAEREAWVMHNLSLVQMAHAKDKRPSEISGGMKQRVGIARALAMEPKVLLLDEPFGALDALTRAHLQDSVMALHQKLGNTILMITHDVDEAVLLSDRIVMMTNGPSARIGEVLEVPLARPRKRLELATNPGYLKCRQRVLEFLYERHSFIEAA, translated from the coding sequence ATGCAGGCTTATCTGAAGCTCGACCACATCGACAAGACCTTCACTCGCGGCAGCGCCACCACCGAGGTTCTGAAGGACATCAGCCTGACGATCGAGAAGGGCGAATATGTTTCGATCATCGGCCATTCCGGCTGCGGCAAGTCGACGTTGCTCAATATCGTCGCCGGCCTCACCGGCGCCACCAATGGTGGCGTGCTCTTGGAGAATCGCGAGGTCAACGCGCCGGGGCCGGATCGCGCCGTCGTATTCCAGAACCACAGCCTGCTGCCGTGGCTGACCGTCTACGAAAACGTCAAGCTCGGCGTCGACAAGGTGTTTGCCAGGACCAAGAGCAGGGCCGAGCGCGAGGCCTGGGTGATGCACAATCTGAGTCTCGTGCAGATGGCGCATGCCAAGGACAAGCGGCCGAGCGAGATCTCGGGCGGCATGAAGCAGCGCGTCGGCATCGCGCGTGCGCTCGCCATGGAGCCGAAGGTGCTGCTGCTCGACGAGCCGTTCGGCGCGCTCGACGCGCTGACCCGGGCGCATCTGCAGGATTCGGTGATGGCGCTGCACCAGAAGCTCGGCAACACCATTCTGATGATCACCCACGACGTCGACGAGGCCGTGCTGCTGTCGGATCGCATTGTCATGATGACCAACGGCCCGAGCGCGCGGATCGGCGAGGTGCTCGAGGTGCCGTTGGCGCGTCCGCGCAAGCGGCTCGAGCTCGCAACCAACCCCGGCTACCTGAAGTGTCGGCAGCGCGTGCTCGAATTCCTCTATGAGCGCCACAGCTTCATCGAGGCGGCATGA
- the ntrB gene encoding nitrate ABC transporter permease, whose protein sequence is MSMPAMKTEMSAVAIPQAAAAAPVVTMTPKRASRAETYAKMAKETAARVVPPLIVIALLLVVWELICRRAGSSLPPPSKVFKDTRELILDPFFDNGGIDKGLFWHLSASLQRVAYGYSLAAIAGIALGTLVGQSVWAMRGLDPLFQVLRTIPPLAWLPLSLAAFRDGQPSAIFVIFITSVWPIIINTAVGIRNIPQDYRNVAAVVQLNPLEFFTKIMIPAAAPYIFTGLRIGIGLSWLAIVAAEMLIGGVGIGFFIWDAWNSSHISEIILALFYVGIIGFVLDRLIAGLGKIVTRGTAAN, encoded by the coding sequence ATGTCGATGCCTGCCATGAAAACCGAAATGTCGGCGGTGGCGATCCCGCAGGCTGCTGCCGCGGCGCCGGTCGTGACCATGACGCCGAAGCGCGCGTCGCGCGCCGAGACCTACGCCAAGATGGCGAAGGAGACTGCGGCGCGCGTGGTGCCGCCGCTGATCGTGATCGCGCTGCTGCTGGTGGTGTGGGAGCTGATCTGCCGGCGCGCCGGCTCCAGCCTGCCGCCGCCTTCCAAAGTGTTCAAGGACACCAGGGAGCTGATCCTCGATCCGTTCTTCGACAACGGCGGCATCGACAAAGGCCTGTTCTGGCATCTCTCCGCCAGCCTTCAGCGTGTCGCCTACGGCTATTCGCTGGCGGCAATCGCGGGTATCGCGCTCGGTACGCTGGTCGGCCAGTCGGTCTGGGCGATGCGCGGGCTCGATCCGCTGTTCCAGGTGCTGCGCACAATCCCGCCGCTGGCCTGGCTGCCGCTGTCGCTCGCCGCCTTCCGCGACGGCCAGCCCTCGGCGATCTTCGTCATCTTCATCACCTCGGTGTGGCCGATCATCATCAACACCGCGGTCGGCATCCGCAACATTCCGCAGGACTACCGCAACGTTGCCGCCGTGGTGCAGCTCAATCCGCTGGAGTTCTTCACCAAGATCATGATCCCGGCGGCCGCGCCCTACATATTCACCGGCCTGCGCATCGGCATCGGACTGTCCTGGCTCGCGATCGTCGCCGCGGAAATGCTGATCGGCGGCGTCGGCATCGGCTTCTTCATCTGGGACGCGTGGAACTCCTCGCACATCAGCGAAATCATCCTGGCGCTGTTCTATGTCGGCATCATCGGCTTCGTGCTCGACCGCCTGATTGCGGGGCTGGGCAAGATCGTAACCCGCGGCACGGCTGCGAACTGA
- a CDS encoding CmpA/NrtA family ABC transporter substrate-binding protein, which yields MTKPSNTPRGRAISRRQLLKATSGAAALLAAAKLNFPAGAFAQGAGPEVKGAKLGFIALTDASPLFVAKEKGIFAKYGMPDVEVQKQASWGTTRDNLVLGSEGNGIDGAHILTPMPYLISAGKVTQNNQPTPMYIMARLNLNGQCISVAKEYADLKIGVDTTPFKPALEKKKAGGKAVKAAMTFPGGTHDLWIRYWLAAGGIDPDKDIETIVVPPAQMVANMKVGTMDCFCVCEPWNLQLIHQEIGYTAITTGELWDKHPEKSFGLRAAWVDKNPKAAKALLMAVMEAQQWCEKAENREETAAICAKRQWINCPVEDITDRMKGKFDYGTGRVVENSPQQMRFWKDNASYPYQSHDLWFLTEDIRWGKYEAGFDTKALIAKVNREDLWKEAAKELGVPASEIPTSTSRGKETFFDGKVFDPADPAAYLKSLSIKRVDV from the coding sequence ATGACCAAGCCCAGCAACACGCCCCGAGGCCGCGCGATCAGCCGTCGCCAGCTCCTGAAGGCAACCAGCGGCGCCGCCGCGCTGCTCGCCGCAGCCAAGCTGAATTTTCCCGCTGGTGCATTCGCGCAGGGTGCGGGTCCGGAAGTGAAGGGCGCCAAGCTCGGCTTCATCGCGCTCACCGACGCCTCGCCGCTGTTCGTCGCCAAGGAGAAGGGCATCTTCGCCAAATACGGCATGCCCGACGTCGAGGTGCAGAAGCAGGCCTCGTGGGGCACCACGCGCGACAATCTCGTGCTCGGCTCCGAGGGCAACGGCATCGACGGCGCGCATATCCTGACCCCGATGCCGTATCTGATCTCGGCCGGCAAGGTGACGCAGAACAATCAACCGACGCCGATGTACATCATGGCGCGGCTCAATCTGAACGGTCAGTGCATCTCGGTCGCCAAGGAATATGCCGATCTCAAGATCGGCGTCGACACCACGCCGTTCAAGCCGGCACTCGAGAAAAAGAAGGCCGGCGGCAAGGCCGTCAAGGCGGCCATGACCTTCCCGGGCGGCACGCATGACCTCTGGATCCGCTACTGGCTCGCCGCCGGCGGCATCGATCCCGACAAGGATATCGAGACCATCGTGGTGCCGCCCGCGCAGATGGTAGCCAACATGAAGGTCGGCACGATGGATTGCTTCTGCGTCTGCGAGCCGTGGAATCTGCAGCTGATCCACCAGGAGATCGGCTACACCGCGATCACCACCGGCGAGCTCTGGGACAAGCATCCGGAGAAATCGTTCGGCCTGCGCGCCGCCTGGGTCGACAAGAACCCGAAGGCCGCGAAGGCGCTGCTGATGGCGGTGATGGAAGCGCAGCAGTGGTGCGAGAAGGCTGAGAACCGCGAGGAGACCGCCGCGATCTGCGCCAAGCGGCAGTGGATCAACTGCCCGGTCGAGGACATCACCGATCGCATGAAGGGCAAGTTCGACTACGGCACCGGCCGCGTGGTCGAGAACTCGCCGCAGCAGATGCGGTTCTGGAAGGACAACGCGTCCTACCCCTACCAGAGCCACGACCTCTGGTTCCTCACCGAGGACATCCGCTGGGGCAAGTACGAGGCGGGTTTCGACACCAAGGCGCTGATCGCCAAGGTCAACCGCGAGGATCTCTGGAAGGAGGCGGCCAAGGAGCTCGGCGTGCCGGCATCTGAGATTCCAACCTCGACCTCGCGCGGCAAGGAGACCTTCTTCGACGGCAAGGTGTTCGATCCCGCCGATCCCGCCGCTTACCTGAAGTCGCTGTCCATCAAGCGTGTCGACGTTTGA
- a CDS encoding intradiol ring-cleavage dioxygenase translates to MTQFNETELTTAVIRSFDQTPDPRAKFLLQELVKSLHDYVRKTDLTFEEWDHAIGFLTRTGQKCTDIRQEFILLSDVLGVSMLVDAVNHRDRDGATETTVLGPFYVGEHKVTPHGTDISASLPGERMFVQSRVTDLDGKPLANVPVDIWHADDDGFYDSQKPSYATEGPSSRARFVTDADGRFFFRTIVPCSYPIPTDGPVGQMITQTNRHPMRPAHVHFLVNAKGHEPLITHVFVEGDKYIDSDVVFGVKDELIAKVERHTDPVMPDGQRSDGPWSLMTYEFHVKPGGGMAPAPLGTKVAEHA, encoded by the coding sequence ATGACCCAGTTCAACGAAACCGAGCTCACCACAGCCGTCATCCGCAGCTTCGACCAGACGCCCGATCCGCGGGCCAAGTTCCTGCTGCAGGAACTGGTGAAGTCGCTGCACGATTATGTGCGCAAGACCGATCTCACCTTCGAGGAATGGGACCACGCCATCGGCTTCCTGACCCGCACCGGGCAGAAGTGCACCGACATCCGCCAGGAATTCATCCTGCTGTCCGACGTGCTCGGCGTGTCGATGCTGGTCGATGCGGTCAACCACAGGGATCGCGACGGCGCGACCGAGACCACGGTGCTCGGCCCGTTCTATGTCGGCGAGCACAAGGTGACGCCGCACGGCACCGACATCTCGGCAAGCCTGCCCGGCGAGCGCATGTTCGTTCAAAGCCGGGTCACCGATCTCGACGGCAAGCCGCTGGCCAATGTGCCGGTCGATATCTGGCACGCGGACGACGACGGTTTCTATGACTCGCAGAAGCCGAGTTATGCCACCGAAGGCCCGTCCTCGCGGGCGCGCTTCGTCACCGATGCCGACGGCCGCTTCTTCTTCCGCACCATCGTGCCGTGCAGCTATCCGATCCCGACCGATGGTCCGGTCGGGCAGATGATCACGCAGACCAACCGGCATCCGATGCGGCCGGCGCATGTGCACTTCCTGGTCAATGCCAAGGGCCATGAGCCGCTGATCACGCATGTGTTCGTCGAAGGCGACAAGTACATCGACTCCGATGTCGTGTTCGGCGTGAAGGACGAACTGATCGCCAAGGTCGAGCGACACACCGATCCTGTGATGCCCGACGGCCAGCGGTCGGATGGCCCGTGGAGCCTGATGACCTACGAATTCCACGTGAAGCCCGGCGGCGGAATGGCGCCCGCGCCGCTCGGCACCAAGGTCGCCGAACACGCCTGA
- a CDS encoding serine hydrolase domain-containing protein, whose translation MLAPTPASPESAGMSTTALNRLEAHLKSRYIDSGRFPGTQLLIYRRGKIVHSKVQGFADLERKVPVKDDTIFRIYSMTKPITSVAFMMLVEEGKVALDEPVAKYIPEWKNLGVFVAGTAPAFLTRPPSRPMLIVDLLRHTSGLTYGFQQRSNVDAAYREKKIGEVIKAGTLDSMIEDLAKIPLEFSPGEAWNYSVSTDVLGYLVGKISGQPFEQFLKERIFKPLGMNDTDFFVPADKAHRFAACYSADPQGGFNPLAAERKGTLTLQDDPTTSSFLSPPSLVSGGGGLCSTAADYLTFCRALLNGGELGGVRLLGPKTLKLMATNHLPGGVDLPAMSRSMFAEAAYNGIGFGLGFAVTMHPAQTLIAGSPGEFNWGGAATTSFFIDPAEELITIFMTQVLPSSAYPLRRELRTMVYAAITESNL comes from the coding sequence ATGTTAGCTCCCACGCCTGCCTCGCCCGAATCCGCGGGAATGTCGACCACCGCCCTCAACCGCCTCGAAGCACATCTGAAGAGCCGCTACATCGATTCCGGCCGCTTTCCCGGCACCCAGCTCCTGATCTATCGCCGCGGCAAGATCGTGCATTCCAAGGTTCAGGGCTTTGCCGATCTCGAGCGCAAGGTGCCGGTGAAGGACGACACCATCTTCCGCATCTATTCGATGACCAAGCCGATCACCTCGGTCGCCTTCATGATGCTGGTCGAGGAAGGCAAGGTCGCGCTCGACGAGCCGGTCGCCAAATACATTCCGGAATGGAAGAACCTCGGCGTGTTCGTCGCCGGCACCGCGCCCGCCTTCCTGACCCGCCCGCCGAGCCGGCCGATGCTCATCGTCGACCTACTGCGCCACACCTCGGGTCTCACCTACGGCTTCCAGCAGCGCTCCAATGTCGACGCGGCCTATCGCGAAAAGAAGATCGGCGAGGTCATCAAGGCCGGCACGCTCGACAGCATGATCGAGGATCTGGCGAAAATCCCGCTGGAGTTCTCGCCCGGCGAAGCCTGGAATTACTCGGTCTCCACCGACGTGCTCGGCTATCTCGTCGGCAAGATCTCAGGTCAGCCGTTCGAGCAGTTCCTGAAGGAGCGGATCTTCAAGCCGCTCGGCATGAACGATACCGACTTCTTCGTGCCGGCCGACAAGGCGCACCGCTTTGCCGCCTGCTATTCCGCCGACCCGCAGGGCGGCTTCAACCCGCTCGCCGCCGAGCGCAAGGGCACGCTGACGCTGCAGGACGATCCGACCACCAGTTCGTTCCTGTCGCCGCCCTCGCTGGTCTCCGGCGGCGGCGGGCTGTGCTCGACCGCGGCCGACTATCTGACCTTCTGCCGCGCGCTGCTCAACGGCGGCGAGCTCGGCGGCGTCCGGCTGCTCGGCCCGAAGACGCTGAAGCTGATGGCCACCAACCATCTGCCCGGCGGCGTCGACCTGCCGGCGATGTCGCGCTCGATGTTCGCCGAAGCCGCCTATAACGGCATCGGCTTCGGCCTCGGCTTCGCCGTCACCATGCACCCGGCGCAGACCCTGATCGCGGGCAGCCCAGGCGAATTCAACTGGGGCGGCGCCGCGACGACATCGTTCTTCATCGATCCGGCCGAGGAGCTGATCACGATCTTCATGACCCAGGTGCTGCCGTCGAGCGCCTATCCGCTGCGGCGCGAACTGCGCACCATGGTCTACGCCGCGATCACCGAGAGCAATCTCTGA
- a CDS encoding sensor histidine kinase: MPKLTLPVRLALLVAGTMLPLIVFAVGIVFHSYQRDRQAATQRVLETALSIRLLLDAEMQRMTGGLQVLALTNSLRNSDFDNFRRVAAGFLDQYGKDGVVLVADRRGRQAFSSLTPDTASLPPRNNLEIVEKVFATRQPQYSNLFFGEVKQQLIITVEVPVIRDGEVLYDISFSPPIEVFQAMIERQRLNQDWTISIFDGDGVNLARVPNPQATIGQRASPTLFAEMFRRSEATLPTVSLEGVALITGFTRSRVTGWTVAAGIAENSLVAPLWRSLAITSVIGGVLLMVGLGFAVRMATTIARGEMLHDLLIEELNHRVKNTLAILQSIATQTFRSASRAEREKFEGRLGALAEAHNLLSTDKWQGSDLQDVVSRVLRPYLLNNTAERVKMFGPRVPLSPRLALVLSMLLHEMATNAAKYGALSNDTGTVTLDWEILDESPGPKLRMIWTEAGGPEVTAPVQRGFGSRLIERSARDQLGGEATVDFLPHGVVYTVTSTLEAGE; the protein is encoded by the coding sequence GTGCCGAAACTGACATTGCCAGTGCGTCTCGCGCTTCTGGTCGCGGGGACGATGTTGCCGCTGATCGTTTTCGCGGTCGGGATCGTCTTCCACAGTTACCAGCGGGATCGTCAGGCCGCCACGCAGCGCGTGCTGGAGACTGCACTCAGCATCCGCCTGCTGCTCGATGCGGAAATGCAGCGCATGACCGGCGGACTACAGGTGCTGGCGTTGACCAACTCGCTGCGCAACAGCGACTTCGACAACTTTCGCCGCGTCGCGGCCGGCTTTCTCGACCAATACGGCAAGGACGGCGTGGTGCTGGTGGCAGACCGCAGAGGACGCCAGGCGTTCTCCTCGCTGACACCGGACACCGCGAGCCTGCCGCCGCGCAACAATCTCGAGATCGTCGAGAAGGTGTTTGCGACACGGCAGCCGCAATACTCCAACCTGTTCTTCGGCGAGGTGAAGCAGCAACTGATCATCACCGTCGAGGTGCCGGTGATACGCGACGGCGAAGTGCTCTACGACATCTCCTTCAGCCCGCCGATCGAGGTCTTCCAGGCCATGATCGAGCGGCAGCGCCTGAACCAGGACTGGACCATCTCGATCTTCGACGGCGACGGCGTCAACCTCGCCCGCGTGCCGAATCCGCAGGCGACCATCGGGCAGCGCGCCTCGCCGACGTTGTTTGCCGAGATGTTCCGCCGCAGCGAGGCGACACTGCCGACCGTCTCACTCGAAGGCGTCGCGCTGATCACGGGCTTCACCCGATCGCGCGTCACCGGCTGGACCGTCGCCGCGGGGATCGCCGAGAACTCGCTGGTGGCGCCGCTGTGGCGCTCGCTCGCGATCACTAGCGTGATCGGCGGCGTCCTGCTCATGGTCGGCCTCGGCTTTGCGGTGCGGATGGCGACCACGATCGCGCGCGGCGAGATGCTGCACGACCTCCTGATCGAGGAGCTCAACCACCGCGTCAAGAACACGCTGGCGATCCTGCAATCGATCGCCACGCAGACCTTCCGCAGCGCGAGCCGCGCCGAGCGCGAGAAATTCGAGGGACGGCTCGGCGCGCTGGCTGAGGCGCACAATTTGCTCTCGACCGACAAATGGCAGGGCTCCGACCTGCAGGACGTGGTTAGCCGCGTGCTGCGGCCCTATCTGCTGAACAACACCGCCGAGCGGGTCAAGATGTTCGGGCCGCGCGTGCCGCTGTCGCCCCGGCTTGCTCTGGTGCTGTCGATGCTCCTGCACGAGATGGCGACCAACGCGGCCAAATACGGCGCGTTGTCCAATGACACCGGCACGGTGACGCTGGACTGGGAGATCCTTGACGAGAGTCCCGGGCCGAAGCTACGGATGATCTGGACGGAGGCCGGCGGCCCAGAGGTCACAGCGCCGGTCCAGCGCGGCTTCGGCTCCCGGCTGATAGAGCGCAGCGCCCGCGACCAGCTCGGCGGCGAAGCCACGGTCGATTTCCTGCCCCACGGCGTCGTCTACACGGTGACCAGCACCCTCGAAGCCGGCGAATGA
- a CDS encoding dicarboxylate/amino acid:cation symporter — protein sequence MSTIAAEATVARKPLYTSLFVQVLVALLLGIIIGMAAPDFAIGLKIFSDAFLKLISMIVAPIVFCVVVHGIAGAGDLKKVGRVGVKALVYFEAMTTVALVVGLILAYLFGPGHGMNIDTSTLDAKALGNYASNAQKLKGEGIGSFLLNIIPTTSFDALSRNDVLQVLFFAIIFGVSLALVGGEKGEKITSFIDAVSTVLFRAMGLIVRFAPIGVLGAVAYTVGKYGVGSLKQLLSLVALFYVSVAIFVLGVLGGVMALAGINILKFLGYLREELMIVVATASSDAVLPQVMRKLEHFGVKDSVVGLVIPTGYSFNLDAFSIYLTLAVVFIAQATNTPLSFGDLLLVLGVSLITSKGAHGVPGSAIVILAATLNAVPSIPAIGLVLVLSVDWFIGMARAVGNLIGNCVATVVVAAWEGDLDRDKARRVLEGADAVDVTAG from the coding sequence ATGTCGACCATCGCAGCGGAAGCCACGGTTGCACGCAAGCCGCTCTACACATCGCTGTTCGTGCAGGTGCTCGTTGCGCTGCTGCTCGGCATCATCATCGGCATGGCCGCGCCCGATTTCGCGATCGGGTTGAAGATCTTCAGCGATGCCTTCCTGAAGCTGATCTCGATGATCGTGGCGCCGATCGTGTTCTGCGTGGTGGTGCACGGCATCGCGGGCGCCGGCGACCTCAAGAAGGTCGGACGCGTCGGCGTCAAGGCGCTGGTGTATTTCGAGGCGATGACGACGGTCGCGCTCGTGGTCGGCTTGATCCTGGCCTATCTGTTCGGGCCCGGTCACGGCATGAACATCGATACCTCGACGCTGGATGCCAAGGCGCTCGGCAACTATGCCAGCAACGCGCAGAAGCTGAAGGGCGAAGGCATCGGCAGCTTCCTGCTCAACATCATCCCGACCACCTCGTTCGACGCGCTGTCGCGCAACGACGTGCTGCAGGTCCTGTTCTTCGCCATCATCTTCGGCGTCAGCCTGGCGCTGGTCGGCGGCGAGAAGGGCGAGAAAATCACCTCGTTCATCGACGCGGTCTCGACCGTGCTGTTCCGCGCCATGGGCCTGATCGTGCGCTTCGCGCCGATCGGCGTGCTCGGCGCCGTCGCCTACACGGTCGGCAAATACGGCGTCGGCTCGCTGAAGCAGCTGCTGTCGCTGGTGGCGCTGTTCTACGTCTCGGTCGCGATCTTCGTGCTCGGCGTGCTCGGCGGGGTGATGGCGCTGGCCGGCATCAACATCCTCAAGTTCCTTGGCTACCTGCGCGAGGAGCTGATGATCGTGGTCGCCACCGCGTCTTCCGATGCGGTGCTGCCGCAGGTGATGCGCAAGCTGGAGCATTTCGGCGTCAAGGATTCGGTGGTCGGCCTCGTGATTCCGACCGGCTATTCGTTCAACCTCGATGCGTTCTCGATCTATCTGACGCTGGCGGTCGTCTTCATCGCGCAGGCAACCAACACGCCGCTGTCGTTCGGCGACCTGCTGCTGGTACTCGGCGTGTCGCTGATCACGTCGAAGGGCGCGCACGGCGTGCCCGGCTCGGCGATCGTGATCCTGGCGGCAACACTCAACGCGGTGCCGAGCATCCCGGCGATCGGCCTCGTGCTGGTGCTCTCGGTTGACTGGTTCATCGGCATGGCGCGCGCCGTCGGCAATCTGATCGGCAACTGCGTCGCCACCGTCGTGGTCGCGGCTTGGGAAGGTGACCTGGACCGTGACAAGGCCCGGCGCGTGCTCGAAGGCGCTGACGCGGTCGACGTCACCGCGGGCTGA
- a CDS encoding helix-turn-helix transcriptional regulator, translated as MNRSAAKKMKQRSAGKPDIELGKRIRLRRVEQKISQAELGDKLGVSFQQVQKYEKGVNRVGAARLQQIATALDVPVTFFYDGDNKAREVESLLFLDSAFSLRLLRAYSKIKDQTVQRQLVSLMESIAANED; from the coding sequence ATGAACAGATCAGCAGCAAAGAAGATGAAGCAGCGCAGCGCCGGCAAGCCGGACATTGAGTTGGGCAAGCGGATTCGTCTGCGCCGTGTCGAGCAGAAGATCTCGCAGGCGGAACTCGGCGACAAGCTGGGCGTCAGCTTCCAGCAGGTTCAGAAGTACGAGAAGGGCGTGAACCGTGTCGGCGCCGCCCGCCTTCAGCAGATCGCGACCGCGCTGGACGTGCCGGTGACCTTCTTCTACGACGGCGACAACAAGGCCCGCGAAGTCGAGAGCCTGCTGTTCCTCGACAGCGCGTTCAGCCTCCGGTTGCTGCGCGCCTACAGCAAGATCAAGGATCAGACCGTGCAGCGCCAACTGGTGTCGCTGATGGAATCGATCGCCGCCAACGAAGACTGA